One window from the genome of Mycobacteriales bacterium encodes:
- a CDS encoding DUF3043 domain-containing protein: MPLFRPGRDSAPVDSAVEEAPEEAPQTAGKGRPTPKRRDAQRRRREVVKAPTTKREAYRQRRDRIRQERRGQRRALVSGDEGNLPPRDAGPAKRYVRDMVDSRRSMGTLFLPAALVLLFASTVKGPALAALVSFGYVVLLGAIIVDSFVLSRKVHRAVSEKFGEKATTGVRMYAITRSLQFRRLRMPPPKVKRGDRV, translated from the coding sequence GTGCCCCTGTTCCGTCCCGGCCGCGACAGCGCGCCCGTCGACAGCGCTGTCGAGGAAGCGCCCGAGGAGGCGCCGCAGACCGCGGGCAAGGGCCGCCCCACCCCCAAACGGCGCGATGCGCAACGCCGTCGACGCGAGGTCGTCAAGGCCCCCACGACCAAGCGCGAGGCCTACCGCCAGCGGCGCGACCGCATCCGCCAGGAGCGACGTGGCCAGCGCCGCGCGCTGGTGTCCGGCGACGAGGGCAACCTGCCGCCGCGCGACGCCGGCCCGGCCAAGCGCTACGTCCGCGACATGGTCGACAGCCGGCGCAGCATGGGCACGTTGTTCCTGCCGGCCGCGCTCGTGCTGCTGTTCGCCAGCACGGTGAAGGGCCCGGCGCTCGCGGCGCTGGTCTCGTTCGGCTACGTCGTACTCCTCGGGGCGATCATCGTCGACAGCTTCGTGCTGTCCCGCAAGGTGCACCGGGCGGTCAGCGAGAAGTTCGGTGAGAAGGCGACCACCGGGGTGCGGATGTACGCCATCACCCGGTCGTTGCAGTTCCGCCGGCTGCGCATGCCGCCGCCCAAGGTCAAGCGCGGCGACCGGGTCTGA
- a CDS encoding aldo/keto reductase family protein has translation MEYRHLGRSGLLVSEIAYGNWITHGSQVEADTATACVRAALDADINFFDTADVYAQGRAEDVLGRALDGVPRKDLVLATKVFWPTGAGPNDRGLSRKHIFESIDASLRRLRTDYVDLYQAHRFDVETPLEETLHAFDDLVRAGKVHYIGVSEWTAAQIEDALRIADAMGFDRIVTNQPQYSALWRVIEAEVVPLCEQEGVGQIVWSPIAQGVLTGKYRPGAEPPAGSRATDATGGGFVKRWLEDDVLTRVQELAPVADEAGLSMAQLAVAWVLQNSNVSAAIIGASRPEQVKDNVGAAGVRLDDAVMRRIDEILDPVVQRDPALTVSPRKRP, from the coding sequence ATGGAGTATCGCCACCTGGGCCGCAGCGGCCTGCTCGTGTCCGAGATCGCCTACGGCAACTGGATCACGCACGGCAGCCAGGTGGAGGCCGACACGGCGACCGCCTGCGTGCGCGCGGCACTCGACGCCGACATCAACTTCTTCGACACCGCCGACGTCTACGCGCAGGGCCGGGCGGAGGACGTCCTCGGTCGGGCTCTCGACGGCGTGCCCCGCAAGGACCTCGTGCTGGCGACGAAGGTGTTCTGGCCAACAGGCGCGGGCCCCAACGACCGCGGCCTGTCGCGCAAGCACATCTTCGAGTCGATCGACGCGTCGCTGCGCCGGTTGCGCACCGACTACGTCGACCTCTACCAAGCGCACCGGTTCGACGTCGAGACACCGCTCGAGGAGACGCTGCACGCGTTCGACGACCTGGTGCGCGCGGGCAAGGTGCACTACATCGGCGTCTCGGAGTGGACCGCGGCGCAGATCGAGGACGCGCTGCGTATCGCCGACGCGATGGGCTTCGACCGCATCGTCACCAACCAACCGCAGTACTCCGCGCTGTGGCGGGTCATCGAGGCGGAGGTCGTGCCGCTCTGCGAGCAGGAGGGGGTCGGCCAGATCGTCTGGTCGCCGATCGCGCAGGGCGTGCTGACCGGCAAGTACCGTCCCGGCGCCGAGCCGCCCGCCGGCTCGCGGGCGACCGACGCGACCGGCGGCGGGTTCGTCAAGCGCTGGCTCGAGGACGACGTGCTGACCCGCGTGCAGGAGCTGGCGCCCGTCGCCGACGAGGCCGGGCTGTCGATGGCGCAGCTCGCGGTGGCCTGGGTGCTGCAGAACTCCAACGTCTCGGCCGCGATCATCGGGGCCTCGCGTCCCGAGCAGGTGAAGGACAACGTGGGTGCGGCGGGCGTACGGCTCGACGACGCGGTCATGCGACGCATCGACGAGATCCTCGACCCGGTCGTCCAGCGCGACCCCGCGCTCACCGTCAGCCCGCGCAAGCGACCCTGA
- a CDS encoding shikimate kinase — protein MSPAPPQRVLLMGMMGAGKTTVGAALSKRTGWPYLDNDTLVARAGGRSTDKVLDEEGVGTLRDLESRALTEALRAPAPVIAAVAGGIVDSDDDRRRLAAGGFVVWLRARIETLAQRVGTGEGRPWFHEGDDVATALRRLYDGRADRYAAVASYIVDVDDLSPDEIADRIFTAMSDERPEDR, from the coding sequence ATGAGCCCCGCTCCGCCGCAGCGCGTCCTGCTCATGGGGATGATGGGTGCCGGAAAGACGACGGTCGGTGCCGCCTTGTCGAAGCGCACCGGCTGGCCCTACCTCGACAACGACACGTTGGTCGCTCGCGCGGGCGGCCGCAGCACCGACAAGGTGCTCGACGAGGAGGGCGTCGGCACGCTGCGCGACCTGGAGTCCCGCGCCCTGACCGAGGCGCTGCGCGCCCCGGCGCCCGTCATCGCCGCGGTGGCGGGCGGCATCGTCGACAGCGACGACGACCGGCGCCGGCTTGCGGCGGGCGGGTTCGTCGTCTGGCTGCGTGCCCGCATCGAGACACTGGCGCAGCGGGTGGGTACGGGCGAGGGGCGGCCGTGGTTCCACGAGGGCGACGACGTGGCCACGGCGTTGCGGCGCCTGTACGACGGGCGCGCCGACCGCTACGCCGCGGTGGCGTCCTACATCGTCGACGTCGACGACCTGAGCCCCGACGAGATCGCCGACCGCATCTTCACCGCTATGTCCGACGAGCGACCGGAGGACCGATGA
- the gcvT gene encoding glycine cleavage system aminomethyltransferase GcvT has protein sequence MPADEPRRSPLHERHLALGAKLADFGGWSMPIDYAGGGVLKEHAAVRQAVGVFDVSHLGKVAVTGEGARAFVDSCLTADLGRLQPGQAQYTLCCDDPTGGIVDDLIAYLRGDDDVFLVPNAANTAEVARRLAAAAPPGVEVADRHEDFAVLAVQGPRSPQLLAQLGLPHDHDYMSFADAGWEGTTVVVCRSGYTGEIGFEIVCPWSDAGPVWDALLARTIDLGGLPCGLGARDTLRTEMGYPLHGQDIGPTVTPVQARLGWAVGWDKPAFWGRDAMLAERAAGPARLLRGLVADDRAIPRPHMTVTAGDGTVVGEVTSGTFSPTRRVGVALALLGSQVQEGDAVLVDVRGRSAGMHVVRPPFVDASPR, from the coding sequence ATGCCCGCCGACGAGCCGCGCCGGTCGCCACTGCACGAGCGGCATCTCGCGCTCGGCGCGAAGCTCGCCGACTTCGGCGGCTGGTCGATGCCGATCGACTACGCCGGCGGGGGCGTGCTCAAGGAGCACGCGGCGGTCCGCCAGGCGGTCGGGGTCTTCGACGTGAGCCACCTCGGCAAGGTCGCAGTGACCGGCGAGGGCGCGCGGGCGTTCGTCGACTCCTGCCTCACCGCCGACCTCGGCCGCCTGCAGCCGGGTCAGGCGCAGTACACGTTGTGCTGCGACGACCCCACCGGCGGCATCGTCGACGACCTCATCGCCTACCTGCGCGGTGACGACGACGTGTTCCTCGTCCCGAACGCCGCCAACACCGCCGAGGTGGCGCGGCGGCTGGCGGCGGCGGCACCACCGGGCGTCGAGGTCGCCGACCGGCACGAGGACTTCGCGGTCCTCGCCGTCCAGGGACCGCGCTCGCCGCAGCTGCTCGCGCAGCTCGGGCTGCCCCACGACCACGACTACATGTCGTTCGCCGACGCCGGCTGGGAGGGCACGACCGTCGTGGTCTGCCGCTCCGGCTACACCGGGGAGATCGGCTTCGAGATCGTCTGCCCCTGGTCCGATGCGGGGCCGGTGTGGGACGCGTTGCTCGCCCGGACGATCGACCTCGGTGGGCTGCCGTGCGGCCTCGGCGCCCGCGACACGTTGCGCACGGAGATGGGATATCCCCTGCACGGTCAGGACATCGGGCCGACGGTCACGCCGGTGCAGGCGAGGCTCGGCTGGGCCGTCGGCTGGGACAAGCCGGCGTTCTGGGGACGCGACGCGATGCTGGCCGAGCGCGCGGCGGGACCCGCGCGGTTGCTGCGGGGGCTGGTCGCCGACGACCGGGCCATCCCTCGCCCGCACATGACGGTGACGGCGGGTGACGGGACGGTCGTCGGCGAGGTGACCAGTGGCACGTTCTCGCCGACCCGCCGCGTCGGCGTCGCCCTCGCGCTGCTCGGGTCGCAGGTGCAGGAGGGTGACGCGGTGCTCGTCGACGTGAGGGGTCGGTCGGCCGGCATGCACGTCGTACGCCCGCCGTTCGTCGATGCGTCGCCGCGATGA
- a CDS encoding leucyl aminopeptidase, protein MTDLTVTSADPATLDVDALVVGLVQRPDGPPALAAGAAAVDAALDGQLAAAAAAVGATGAAGEVTRLATLGRLTARTVVAVGLGAGPADAETLRRAAGAAARELAGSASVATTLVTGDDEGPLRAAAEGLLLGAYAFRRYRTVSGERVRPAVERALVVVDSEAAKGAQQVVDRARVVAEAVHLCRDLVNTPPSDLHPADLAAAALSACEGLDLEVEVLDERALRDGGYGGILGVGAGAEHPPRLVRIAYRHPDATAHVALVGKGITFDSGGLSIKPAASMEWMKSDMGGAAAVLSTLTAVGRLGPAVNVTGYLAIAENMPSGTAIRPSDVLTMRGGRTVEVLNTDAEGRLVMADAIVRACEESPDALLDVATLTGAQLVALGSLTFGVMGNDDALRAAVVDAAGRTGEQAWPMPLPKELRSSLDSDVADIKNTGDRYGGMLVAGLFLQDFVAEGVRWAHLDIAGPAFNQGKAFGYTPRGGTGAAVRTLVELLTSWQ, encoded by the coding sequence GTGACCGACCTGACCGTTACCAGCGCAGATCCGGCAACCCTCGACGTCGATGCCCTGGTGGTCGGCCTGGTCCAGCGGCCCGACGGGCCCCCGGCACTCGCGGCCGGCGCGGCGGCGGTCGACGCCGCCCTCGACGGGCAGCTCGCGGCAGCAGCGGCAGCCGTCGGCGCCACCGGCGCCGCCGGAGAGGTGACCCGCCTGGCGACGCTCGGGCGGCTCACCGCCAGGACGGTGGTCGCCGTGGGGCTCGGCGCCGGGCCCGCCGACGCGGAGACGCTGCGCCGCGCGGCCGGGGCCGCCGCGCGCGAGCTGGCCGGCTCGGCCTCGGTCGCGACCACCCTCGTCACCGGCGATGACGAGGGTCCACTGCGCGCGGCCGCCGAGGGGCTGCTGCTCGGGGCCTACGCCTTCCGCCGCTACCGGACGGTGTCGGGTGAGCGGGTCCGCCCCGCCGTGGAGCGCGCCCTGGTCGTCGTCGACAGCGAGGCAGCCAAGGGCGCACAGCAGGTGGTCGACCGGGCTCGGGTGGTCGCCGAGGCCGTTCACCTGTGCCGCGACCTCGTCAACACGCCGCCGTCCGATCTGCACCCGGCCGATCTCGCCGCGGCCGCACTCTCGGCCTGCGAGGGTCTCGACCTCGAGGTCGAGGTGCTCGACGAGCGGGCCCTGCGGGATGGGGGCTACGGCGGGATCCTGGGGGTGGGCGCCGGCGCCGAGCACCCGCCGCGGCTGGTCCGCATCGCCTACCGCCATCCCGACGCGACCGCACACGTCGCCCTCGTCGGCAAGGGCATCACGTTCGACTCCGGCGGCCTGTCCATCAAGCCGGCCGCGTCGATGGAGTGGATGAAGTCCGACATGGGCGGCGCCGCCGCGGTGCTCTCGACGCTGACGGCGGTCGGGCGCCTGGGCCCGGCGGTCAACGTCACCGGCTACCTCGCCATCGCCGAGAACATGCCCAGCGGCACGGCGATCCGCCCGTCCGACGTCCTCACCATGCGCGGCGGGCGCACCGTCGAGGTGCTCAACACCGACGCCGAAGGTCGCCTGGTCATGGCCGACGCGATCGTGCGGGCCTGCGAGGAGTCCCCGGACGCGCTGCTCGACGTGGCGACGCTCACCGGGGCGCAGCTGGTCGCGCTCGGCTCGCTGACGTTCGGGGTCATGGGCAACGACGACGCCCTGCGCGCCGCGGTGGTCGATGCCGCCGGGCGCACCGGGGAGCAGGCCTGGCCGATGCCGCTGCCCAAGGAGCTGCGCTCGTCGCTGGACTCCGACGTTGCCGACATCAAGAACACCGGCGACCGCTACGGCGGCATGCTCGTGGCCGGGTTGTTCCTGCAGGACTTCGTGGCCGAGGGGGTGCGCTGGGCGCACCTCGACATCGCCGGGCCGGCGTTCAACCAGGGCAAGGCGTTCGGCTACACCCCTCGGGGCGGCACCGGCGCAGCCGTACGCACCCTCGTGGAGCTGCTCACCTCGTGGCAGTGA
- the lpdA gene encoding dihydrolipoyl dehydrogenase, which translates to MASTQSADLVILGAGSGGYACALRAAELGMSVVLVERDRVGGTCLHRGCIPTKALLHAAEVADSARDSEAVGVRATLDGIDMAGVNAYKNKVVERLWKGLTGLISSRKITVVEGEGRLVATNAVQVGDDRFEAGRAVVLASGSQSKTLPGLEVDGERIITSDQALTLDRVPSSVVVLGGGVIGVEFASVWRSFGAEVTIVEALPHLLPAEEESSSKLLERAFRKRGIGFKVGVRFSDVKVTDSGVAVSLESGETVESELLLVAVGRGPVSDGLGYADNGVEMDRGYVLVDDYCQTNVPGIYALGDLRPGLQLAHVGFAEGIMVAERIAGLNPAPVDYVNVPRITYSDPEVASVGLTTAQAKERGMETVEVTYDLAGNGRAQILQTSGAVKVIAAKDGPVIGVHMVGARVGDLIAEAQLITNWEALPAEVAQLIHPHPTLSEALGEAHLALAGKPLHTHG; encoded by the coding sequence GTGGCGAGCACGCAATCCGCCGACCTCGTGATCCTCGGGGCCGGTAGCGGGGGCTACGCCTGCGCCCTGCGCGCGGCGGAGCTGGGCATGTCGGTCGTCCTCGTCGAGCGTGACCGCGTCGGCGGCACCTGCCTGCATCGCGGTTGCATCCCGACGAAGGCCTTGCTGCACGCCGCCGAGGTCGCCGACTCCGCACGGGACAGCGAGGCCGTCGGCGTACGCGCCACGCTCGACGGCATCGACATGGCCGGCGTCAACGCCTACAAGAACAAGGTGGTCGAGCGGCTCTGGAAGGGGCTGACCGGGCTCATCAGCTCCCGGAAGATCACGGTCGTCGAGGGTGAGGGCCGGCTGGTCGCGACCAACGCCGTCCAGGTGGGTGACGACCGGTTCGAGGCCGGCCGGGCGGTCGTCCTCGCCAGCGGGTCGCAGTCGAAGACGCTGCCCGGGCTGGAGGTCGACGGCGAGCGCATCATCACGAGCGACCAGGCGCTGACCCTCGACCGGGTGCCGTCGTCGGTGGTCGTGCTCGGCGGCGGGGTCATCGGCGTGGAGTTCGCCAGCGTCTGGCGGTCGTTCGGCGCCGAGGTGACGATCGTCGAGGCCCTCCCGCACCTGTTGCCGGCCGAGGAGGAGTCGAGCTCGAAGCTGCTCGAGCGGGCGTTTCGCAAGCGGGGCATCGGCTTCAAGGTCGGCGTGCGCTTCTCCGACGTGAAGGTCACCGACTCCGGTGTCGCCGTCTCGCTGGAAAGCGGCGAGACCGTCGAGAGCGAGCTGCTGCTCGTCGCCGTCGGGCGAGGCCCGGTGTCCGACGGGTTGGGTTACGCCGACAACGGCGTCGAGATGGACCGCGGCTACGTGCTCGTCGACGACTACTGCCAGACCAACGTGCCGGGCATCTACGCACTGGGCGACCTGCGGCCCGGCTTGCAGCTCGCCCACGTCGGCTTCGCCGAGGGGATCATGGTCGCCGAACGGATCGCCGGGCTCAACCCGGCCCCGGTCGACTACGTCAACGTGCCGCGCATCACCTACTCCGACCCCGAGGTCGCCTCGGTGGGGCTGACAACCGCCCAGGCGAAGGAACGCGGGATGGAGACCGTCGAGGTGACCTACGACCTCGCCGGCAACGGCCGCGCCCAGATCCTCCAGACATCCGGCGCGGTCAAGGTCATCGCCGCCAAGGACGGACCGGTGATCGGCGTACACATGGTCGGCGCTCGCGTCGGCGACCTCATCGCCGAGGCTCAGCTCATCACCAACTGGGAGGCGCTGCCCGCCGAGGTCGCCCAGCTCATCCACCCGCACCCGACGTTGTCCGAGGCGTTGGGCGAGGCGCATCTCGCGCTCGCCGGCAAGCCGCTGCACACCCACGGGTAG
- the sucB gene encoding 2-oxoglutarate dehydrogenase, E2 component, dihydrolipoamide succinyltransferase, giving the protein MAVSVTMPRLGESVSEGTITRWLKKEGEHVEADEPLLEVSTDKVDTEIPSPASGVLTAIKVAEDETVEIGAELAVIDETGGAETTQGTVDVTAQEQSRQAGAPAPAPQQQPEQAAEEQAPPAEPVPQQPAAQQAPPPPPQQAPPPPPQQAPPAPPQQAPPAVAQQPAQQAPPPASDGQASDAAYVTPLVRKLAAEHGVDLEQIQGTGVGGRIRKQDVLDAARTGGAAPTNAQAPAAQAAPPQQPAAPSQPAAARPAGAPPAQRPAAVGPTPARGHTETLSRLRRVIAERMTESLQTSAQLTTVVEVDVTRIARLIDVARPDFEAREGVKLRYLPFFALATCEALRAHPAVNASIDTDAGTVTYHDSVHLGVAVDTDRGLLVPVIRDAGDLNIAGLARKIADLAERTRGNNVSPDELGGGTFTLTNTGSRGALFDTPIINQPQVGILGTGAVVKRPVVVEDPELGEVITIRCVMYLALTYDHRLVDGADAARFLGTVKERLEAGDFAADLGL; this is encoded by the coding sequence ATGGCCGTCTCCGTCACCATGCCACGCCTCGGCGAGAGCGTGTCCGAGGGCACGATCACCCGCTGGTTGAAGAAGGAGGGCGAGCACGTCGAGGCCGACGAGCCGCTGCTCGAGGTCTCGACCGACAAGGTCGACACCGAGATCCCCTCACCGGCCTCGGGCGTGCTGACCGCCATCAAGGTCGCCGAGGACGAGACCGTCGAGATCGGCGCCGAGCTGGCCGTCATCGACGAGACAGGCGGCGCGGAGACGACCCAGGGCACCGTCGACGTGACCGCGCAAGAGCAGTCGCGGCAGGCAGGCGCACCGGCCCCCGCCCCGCAGCAGCAGCCCGAGCAGGCCGCCGAGGAGCAGGCACCGCCCGCGGAGCCGGTGCCGCAGCAGCCGGCCGCCCAGCAGGCACCCCCACCACCCCCGCAGCAGGCACCCCCACCACCCCCGCAGCAAGCACCCCCGGCTCCCCCGCAGCAGGCGCCACCGGCCGTGGCGCAGCAACCGGCGCAGCAGGCACCCCCGCCCGCGAGCGACGGGCAGGCGAGCGATGCGGCGTACGTCACCCCGCTGGTCCGCAAGCTGGCGGCCGAGCACGGCGTCGACCTGGAGCAGATCCAGGGGACCGGTGTCGGCGGGCGCATCCGCAAGCAGGACGTGCTCGACGCCGCCCGTACCGGCGGGGCCGCACCGACCAACGCGCAAGCGCCCGCTGCGCAGGCCGCTCCCCCGCAGCAACCGGCGGCCCCATCGCAGCCGGCAGCCGCCCGGCCGGCCGGCGCCCCCCCGGCGCAGCGGCCCGCAGCGGTCGGGCCGACGCCCGCGCGCGGCCACACCGAGACCCTCTCCCGGCTGCGCCGGGTCATCGCCGAGCGCATGACGGAGTCGCTGCAGACCAGCGCCCAGCTCACCACCGTCGTCGAGGTCGACGTCACCCGGATCGCCCGGCTGATCGACGTCGCCCGCCCCGATTTCGAGGCCCGTGAGGGCGTGAAGCTGCGCTACCTGCCGTTCTTCGCCCTGGCCACCTGCGAGGCGCTGCGGGCACACCCGGCGGTCAACGCGTCGATCGACACCGACGCCGGCACGGTGACCTACCACGACTCCGTGCATCTCGGGGTGGCCGTCGACACCGACCGCGGGCTCCTGGTGCCGGTGATCAGGGACGCCGGCGACCTCAACATCGCCGGCCTGGCCCGCAAGATCGCGGATCTGGCCGAACGCACTCGCGGCAACAACGTGAGCCCCGACGAGCTCGGCGGCGGCACGTTCACACTGACCAACACCGGCTCGCGGGGCGCGCTGTTCGACACCCCGATCATCAACCAGCCGCAGGTCGGCATCCTCGGGACCGGGGCGGTCGTGAAACGGCCGGTCGTCGTCGAGGACCCCGAGCTCGGAGAGGTGATCACGATCCGCTGCGTGATGTATCTCGCCTTGACCTACGACCACCGGCTCGTCGACGGGGCCGACGCCGCACGCTTCCTCGGCACGGTCAAGGAGCGGCTGGAAGCCGGCGACTTCGCCGCGGACCTCGGCCTCTGA